In Mycobacterium sp. Aquia_213, the sequence TACGCGTCGCCCTCGGCGGCGAGCACCTTTGGGTGCGTTTGACCCGCAACCACATACTGCGGACGGCCGGGCAGACCAGTAAGCGAGCCCATCGCATCGATCACCCGCTCGATGCCCTTGCCCGGCCCCAGTAGGCCCCAAGTTAACAGCGTCGGTCGACCGTTGCGCACGCAAGCGTTCGTCGAGACGGTCGCCCCGTGCGGGATGGTGACCACTTTGCGGCGATCGACGGCGAATTCACCGCGCAGCCGCTCGCTGGCCGCGTCGGACATCACAATCACCTGATCCGCGCGCGCGACGACCGCCTCGAGGGCCGAACGTTGTTGGCGTGTCGGGTTTTTGAGAATGGTGTGGGCGATCACGATCGACGGGACACGCAGCCCGTCGATGACATCCACTACCTCGTATCCCTCAACTCCGCCGTAGATGTCGTACTGATGCTGGATGACCGCAACGTCTTTCTGATTCAGCAACTCGATGCATGCCGCGACGGATGCCGGCGAGCCGTTGACCAGTTCGCCAATGACCCGAGCACTCGAGCATGGCGACCCGTCGGACACGCGCACGACGCCGACGTCAGCCCCATAGGTGCTCAGCCAATGCGCCAGCGCGGCGGTGAATGTCGCCAGGCCGCAGCGGGTCGGTGGATAGGTGCTCAGGATGCCGAAACTCGGGGAGCGAGAAACTCCCTGACCCACAACGGATTCCATCGATGGGTCAAATGCAACTAAAGCGGTCACTGCGATCCCAACTGCGGTTGTCACCTGCGTGGCCGGCGGGAGCGGTTGCTCGGCGCGGTCAGCCACAAGGGCGGACTCGAGCCCGGACTAGCTGGGTTTGCGATTCTTGTCACAATACACCCCAGCCTGGGCCGTGACGACAAAGGGGCCAATGGTGTAGAGCGAATGGCTGAGCCAATACCACAGTCCGTCAATAGGTCTTGCCGCGTGAATGGTTGGCAGCGTGCGACGTCATCTCGCTGACGACGGAACGGCCTTGCCCGCGAGGAGATTTCTGCGCGGCCGCAACCAGAAGATCGACAGAGTGCACGATCCCCGTGGCGATGTCGTCAACCGCGGGCACGTGATCGGGGCAGGCAGACACGCTCACATCCAGGACGTCACCACGCGAGGTCAGCGCAATGCTTAACCCCGCGCCCTCAGTCAGTGGTGCCACGGTATGCATGCCGGCAACCCTGGCGCCGGCGCAGTAGGCCGGCGCCGGATCACCGACACTGTAGGAGACAGTGCCGTGGCTTATCGGCGCGAGTTGGCGCCGCAGGCCCGACCGCGTGTAAAGCTGCATTCCGAGGCGGGCCACAGCCGGCGGTACAAGTGACGTAATCTCCGCGAGATCGATTGTCGTCCAGCTACCTTCGGTACCAGAGACGCGAATGGCGTTCAATCGCTCGGTGGCAGTATGAAGGTTTGCGAGAACCTGCACAGGGTCGTCGAGATGTACCGGAATGCGAAATCGCCCGACAGTAAATGCCTTACGGGTTTTCGGGATATTTGTGGTTGGCAGCTCGAACGGCATGCGCATCAGCAGCGGATCGGCGGGCACCGTACCGTGCTGTTGCAGCCAAGCGCGCAATGACAGCGTGCATGCAGCCAGAACGACATTGGTAATGCTGCCCCCGAAAGAGTTGCTGACCGCCTCCGCGGCTGTCAGCGGTACGGAGGCGAAAGCCACCTCGCGCCGCTTCGTCAGAGGCGCATTGAACGCTGTGCGCGGCACGGGTCCGCTCGTCGACGACGGTGCCGGGATGTTCCGATCGCGGCTGGGCGTGCGGTGCAGCCGACGACTCCCCACCTGCAGCGCACCGGACACTGCGTCGGCGACTAGCCGCATGCCGGTGAAGTTACGCTCAACAATCTCGGTCAGCACATCGGCAACAAGGTCACCGACAGACGGCGCCGAGCCCAGGCTCGGCTCCGCCGGCTGACGATTGGCCGGCTTGGCACGCGGGCCAGAAGCTAGCAGCCGCGGCCACAACGACACCGTTCCGGCGGCACCATCATCCAGTACCGGCGACGTCTTCACCGCCAACGCCCACTGGCCACCCGCGAGGCCGTTGATACTCCACGCTTCCCAAAGCCCTTCGCGGCAATCGAGTCGCCGGGTACTCAAATCCGCAATAAGTTCGGCGAACTCGCTCCGACCGCCGGGCGCGCGGACCGTTGCGCAATGAATTTGCGGAGACGGGTCGTAGTCGTCAATCTCAGCCCAGACCGGCTGCCCGAGACCCAGCGGCTTGGTCACCAGACGGCTGCGGAAGCGCGCCAGTTGCGGTAGTGACGCAGCCACCAATTGGTGTAGCCGCTGATGGGTGAGCCGATCGGACGCAGCGAGGATTACCAGCGAGATGGTGTGTGCCGGCGCTGGTGTGTGCAGCGAAAACGCATCGGTCGCCGACAATCGCGTAACCATTACTGCATCATCTCCTTGGCGACGAAACCTGTTGCGCCAGTGGCTTCCAACCAACGCACAACCACGCTGCACCCGATCTTGGTCAGCAAGGTTTT encodes:
- a CDS encoding glycosyltransferase, with the translated sequence MESVVGQGVSRSPSFGILSTYPPTRCGLATFTAALAHWLSTYGADVGVVRVSDGSPCSSARVIGELVNGSPASVAACIELLNQKDVAVIQHQYDIYGGVEGYEVVDVIDGLRVPSIVIAHTILKNPTRQQRSALEAVVARADQVIVMSDAASERLRGEFAVDRRKVVTIPHGATVSTNACVRNGRPTLLTWGLLGPGKGIERVIDAMGSLTGLPGRPQYVVAGQTHPKVLAAEGDAYRDACIEQARRRGVADSVRFDANYRNLPMLSALIQSAAVVVLPYDSTDQVTSGVLVGAIASGRPIVATAFPHAVELLGSGAGIVVPHDDPDALVSALDRVLTQPRLAGAMAAEGRRLAPEMTWPVIANAYLGLARRVLADRRVLV
- a CDS encoding wax ester/triacylglycerol synthase domain-containing protein is translated as MSATDAFSLHTPAPAHTISLVILAASDRLTHQRLHQLVAASLPQLARFRSRLVTKPLGLGQPVWAEIDDYDPSPQIHCATVRAPGGRSEFAELIADLSTRRLDCREGLWEAWSINGLAGGQWALAVKTSPVLDDGAAGTVSLWPRLLASGPRAKPANRQPAEPSLGSAPSVGDLVADVLTEIVERNFTGMRLVADAVSGALQVGSRRLHRTPSRDRNIPAPSSTSGPVPRTAFNAPLTKRREVAFASVPLTAAEAVSNSFGGSITNVVLAACTLSLRAWLQQHGTVPADPLLMRMPFELPTTNIPKTRKAFTVGRFRIPVHLDDPVQVLANLHTATERLNAIRVSGTEGSWTTIDLAEITSLVPPAVARLGMQLYTRSGLRRQLAPISHGTVSYSVGDPAPAYCAGARVAGMHTVAPLTEGAGLSIALTSRGDVLDVSVSACPDHVPAVDDIATGIVHSVDLLVAAAQKSPRGQGRSVVSEMTSHAANHSRGKTY